One region of Streptomyces davaonensis JCM 4913 genomic DNA includes:
- a CDS encoding contact-dependent growth inhibition system immunity protein: MSVHSRSLEQLDGQRWPDPPEDTTVMVKNVHELRRRPIGTLEPHELARLICQDVGLPWLLPLAVDILRDAALRQGSGGWYDGDLLYAVASRKPEVWADAPDLARMFKETAAMLEG, translated from the coding sequence ATGAGCGTCCACAGCCGCTCCCTTGAGCAACTCGACGGGCAGCGGTGGCCGGACCCGCCGGAAGACACGACCGTCATGGTCAAGAACGTGCACGAGCTGCGCCGCCGCCCCATCGGCACCCTGGAGCCCCACGAACTCGCCCGCCTGATCTGCCAGGACGTCGGCCTGCCCTGGCTGTTGCCGCTCGCCGTCGACATCCTCCGGGACGCCGCGCTCCGTCAGGGGAGCGGTGGCTGGTACGACGGCGATCTGCTGTACGCGGTCGCGTCCCGCAAGCCGGAGGTGTGGGCGGACGCTCCGGATCTGGCACGGATGTTCAAAGAGACCGCAGCGATGTTGGAGGGATGA
- a CDS encoding IS110 family RNA-guided transposase: MAADEIAVIGGIDTHTDLHQAAVIDTVGRHLATRAFETTPDGYRQMLEWLCSHGELLVVGLEGTGAYGAEAARFLTANGVTVIEVDRPDRKARRDNGKSDPVDAYAAATAVLSGRASGIPKTRDGIVEAIRTLRVARSSAVKARTQAINQIRTLIVTAPATVRERLRGLATGELVDTLARSRPAGDLADPVCAAKITLRRLARRYQLLCEEIAEADADLGPLVTRAAPRLIALPGVGPETAGQLLTSAGDNPDRLKSEASFAHLCGAAPIPASSGRTNRHRLNRGGDRQANRALHTIVLVRMRYDQRTRDYVAKRTTEGMTKKDIIRCLKRFVAREVYKHLPHPRITTEHLIQTT; this comes from the coding sequence ATGGCAGCAGACGAGATAGCGGTCATCGGCGGCATTGACACCCACACCGACCTGCACCAGGCCGCAGTGATCGACACCGTGGGCCGGCACCTGGCCACCCGGGCGTTCGAGACCACCCCGGACGGCTACCGGCAGATGCTGGAGTGGCTGTGCTCGCACGGTGAACTCCTTGTGGTGGGCCTAGAAGGTACCGGTGCCTACGGAGCAGAAGCCGCCCGCTTCCTTACTGCGAACGGCGTCACGGTCATCGAGGTCGACCGCCCCGATCGCAAAGCGAGGCGGGACAACGGCAAGTCCGATCCCGTCGACGCCTACGCCGCCGCGACCGCCGTGCTGTCGGGCCGGGCCTCGGGCATCCCGAAGACCCGCGACGGGATCGTGGAGGCCATCCGCACCCTGCGGGTGGCCCGCAGCTCGGCGGTCAAGGCCCGCACCCAGGCCATCAACCAGATCCGCACGCTGATCGTCACCGCCCCTGCCACGGTGCGCGAGAGGCTGCGCGGCCTGGCCACCGGCGAACTGGTCGACACCCTTGCTCGTTCCCGCCCGGCAGGTGACCTTGCCGATCCGGTCTGCGCGGCGAAGATCACGCTGCGACGGCTCGCTCGCCGCTACCAGCTGCTCTGCGAGGAGATCGCCGAGGCGGATGCGGACCTTGGGCCGCTGGTCACCCGGGCGGCACCGCGCCTGATCGCTCTGCCCGGCGTCGGCCCGGAGACCGCAGGCCAGCTGCTGACCAGCGCGGGCGACAACCCCGACCGCCTGAAGTCGGAGGCGTCCTTCGCGCACTTGTGCGGAGCCGCTCCAATCCCGGCCTCCTCGGGACGCACCAACCGGCACCGACTCAACCGCGGCGGCGACCGCCAGGCCAACAGGGCGCTGCACACCATCGTGCTGGTCCGGATGCGCTACGACCAGCGGACCAGGGACTACGTCGCCAAACGCACTACCGAAGGCATGACCAAGAAGGACATCATCCGCTGCCTGAAACGGTTCGTCGCCCGTGAGGTCTACAAGCACCTGCCCCACCCACGGATCACAACCGAACACCTCATCCAGACCACTTGA
- a CDS encoding barstar family protein, which translates to MTGFDITGTSEPWVVFVPQGDAEVRRQLASLEANGGHVHRLDSHELMTEQRIYTAFAQALQFPGYFGRNWDAMVDCLDDLCGAVTGGVGIAVVVEEADRLLETEHFPLFVKLL; encoded by the coding sequence ATGACCGGTTTCGACATCACGGGGACTTCGGAGCCCTGGGTCGTCTTCGTCCCTCAGGGAGACGCCGAGGTTCGTCGGCAGCTGGCAAGTCTTGAGGCGAACGGTGGCCACGTCCACCGCCTCGACTCCCATGAGCTGATGACCGAGCAGCGCATCTATACGGCATTCGCCCAAGCGCTTCAGTTCCCCGGTTACTTCGGGCGGAACTGGGACGCGATGGTGGACTGCCTGGACGACCTGTGCGGCGCGGTGACCGGGGGCGTGGGAATCGCCGTTGTCGTCGAAGAGGCCGATCGACTGCTGGAGACGGAACACTTCCCCCTGTTCGTGAAGCTCCTATAG
- a CDS encoding Tad domain-containing protein → MDDRGSGAGAVIIFALVFLSLSAFVIDGGLSISKRERAADIAEQAARYAAQDIDREALYDNEGGPAPINFENCDARVKAFAREMDMSGPDIAATHCVVAAVDQVQVEVQLTYSPVFTGMFYGGDVIVRGQAVAENEVG, encoded by the coding sequence ATGGACGACCGAGGTTCGGGCGCAGGCGCGGTGATCATTTTCGCGCTCGTCTTCCTGTCCCTCTCCGCCTTCGTGATCGACGGCGGCCTGTCCATCTCCAAGCGGGAGCGGGCGGCCGACATCGCGGAGCAGGCGGCCCGTTACGCCGCCCAGGACATCGACCGCGAGGCCCTCTACGACAACGAGGGCGGCCCCGCGCCGATCAACTTCGAGAACTGCGACGCGCGGGTGAAGGCGTTCGCGCGCGAGATGGACATGTCCGGGCCGGACATCGCGGCGACGCACTGCGTGGTGGCGGCCGTGGACCAGGTGCAGGTCGAGGTCCAGCTGACCTACTCCCCGGTCTTCACGGGGATGTTCTACGGCGGTGACGTGATCGTGCGTGGGCAGGCGGTGGCGGAGAACGAGGTGGGCTGA
- a CDS encoding TadE/TadG family type IV pilus assembly protein, with the protein MKSLRDLATSDDRGLSTVEVVILAPVMMLFILVLVAFGQLVDGRGALDGAARDAARAGSIQKDHGTAMAEARKAAAANLADVCSGPVTVTQTSTGFDPEVDPLFSVQVSCRVRGLAMLGLDIDPTMDATFSSPLDPFRRSA; encoded by the coding sequence ATGAAGTCCCTGCGGGACTTGGCAACGAGTGACGACCGGGGCCTGTCCACGGTCGAGGTCGTGATCCTCGCCCCGGTGATGATGCTGTTCATCCTGGTCCTGGTCGCCTTCGGCCAACTGGTCGACGGCCGGGGCGCTTTGGACGGCGCGGCACGTGACGCGGCCCGCGCGGGCTCCATCCAGAAGGACCACGGCACGGCGATGGCCGAGGCCCGCAAGGCAGCGGCCGCGAACCTGGCGGACGTGTGCTCGGGCCCGGTGACGGTGACGCAGACGAGCACGGGCTTCGACCCCGAGGTGGACCCGCTGTTCTCGGTGCAGGTCAGCTGCCGGGTCCGCGGTCTGGCCATGCTGGGCCTGGACATCGACCCGACCATGGACGCGACCTTCAGCTCCCCGCTGGACCCGTTCCGGAGGTCGGCGTGA
- a CDS encoding TadE family protein: protein MTAIEFVLLTPVLFFMIFATVQFALYFFADHVAQAAAQAGARKARATADAEPGGWRGEARTVVNSYIDQLGPALVLSPNVTMLQPEQNTVGVEITAKVPSVFPGLDFTVHAQSAGPVERFVPEGEN from the coding sequence ATGACCGCGATCGAGTTCGTGCTGCTGACCCCCGTGCTGTTCTTCATGATCTTCGCGACGGTGCAGTTCGCGCTGTACTTCTTCGCCGATCATGTGGCCCAGGCCGCGGCGCAGGCCGGCGCCCGCAAGGCCCGTGCCACGGCGGACGCCGAGCCGGGCGGCTGGCGCGGCGAGGCCCGTACGGTCGTGAACAGCTACATCGACCAACTGGGCCCGGCGTTGGTGCTCTCGCCGAACGTGACGATGCTCCAGCCGGAGCAGAACACGGTGGGCGTGGAGATCACGGCGAAGGTGCCGTCGGTCTTCCCCGGCCTGGACTTCACGGTGCACGCGCAGTCGGCGGGGCCGGTGGAGCGGTTCGTGCCGGAGGGGGAGAACTGA
- a CDS encoding type II secretion system F family protein — MPIVVGAVFGLGVYALVRALMPTKRSAVSQVARIDAMRARGAAYESARPTQSKGRLGSTRAEVGRRVAEFYLQQGWEQRSLRADLAVLERSWENFLATKALLGVAGLFFGPFLFAVVWTLGFGSSPIIPVWLALLFAVLFFFLPDVEVRRDAAEKRRDLRRVIGAYLDLVSMSLAGGRGLPEALMAAAEVSDGWANQRIRNALADARITGISQWQALGSLGEELGVEELKDLSASLALVADDGAKVRESLASRAETMRHRELAEIEGSAGEKSQSMLVAQLLLCAGFLVFLIYPAAMRVFQV, encoded by the coding sequence ATGCCGATCGTCGTGGGCGCGGTCTTCGGACTGGGCGTCTACGCCCTGGTCCGCGCCCTGATGCCGACCAAGCGCAGCGCGGTCTCGCAGGTGGCGCGGATCGACGCGATGCGGGCACGCGGGGCGGCGTACGAATCCGCCCGGCCCACTCAGAGCAAGGGCCGTCTCGGCTCGACGCGGGCCGAAGTCGGCCGCCGCGTCGCCGAGTTCTACCTTCAGCAAGGGTGGGAGCAGCGCTCGCTGCGGGCCGACCTCGCCGTCCTGGAGCGCAGCTGGGAGAACTTCCTGGCGACGAAGGCGCTGCTCGGCGTGGCGGGCCTGTTCTTCGGCCCGTTCCTGTTCGCGGTCGTCTGGACCCTCGGCTTCGGCAGCAGCCCGATCATCCCGGTCTGGCTCGCCCTGCTGTTCGCGGTCCTCTTCTTCTTCCTCCCGGATGTGGAGGTACGGCGGGACGCGGCCGAGAAGCGGCGCGACCTGCGACGCGTGATCGGCGCCTACCTGGACCTGGTGTCGATGAGCCTGGCCGGCGGACGCGGTCTGCCGGAGGCGCTGATGGCGGCGGCGGAGGTGTCGGACGGCTGGGCCAACCAGCGCATCCGCAACGCCCTCGCCGACGCCCGTATCACCGGCATCAGCCAGTGGCAGGCGCTGGGTTCGCTCGGCGAGGAGCTGGGCGTGGAGGAGCTGAAGGACCTCTCCGCCTCCCTCGCCCTGGTCGCGGACGACGGTGCGAAGGTCCGCGAGTCCCTCGCCTCCCGCGCCGAGACCATGCGGCACCGCGAACTCGCCGAGATCGAGGGCAGCGCGGGCGAGAAGTCGCAGTCGATGCTCGTGGCGCAGCTGCTGCTCTGTGCCGGCTTCCTGGTGTTCCTGATCTATCCGGCCGCCATGCGTGTGTTCCAGGTCTGA
- a CDS encoding type II secretion system F family protein: protein MSELGSMGGLFSTTVLYALACGVAVGGGLALLLIAVRGLPAKPDHEKQKASERANELIRFAGQRGSLAAGVGLVVLLLTRWAVLGIAAGILVFFWDRLFGGAAEERAAMKRVEALASWTESLRDTIAGAVGLEQAIPASARAAAPVLRPHLDALVDRLRSRTPLPEALQQLADEIDDASADIIVAALILNARLRGPGLRQVLGALAKSAREEVDMRQRVMAQRASTRRSVQIVVAVSVAFVLGLSIFNREFVEPYGDPVGQLVLACVCGLFALGFLWLRKLSTIETPERFLVRDESSVQFVRPRTPAAAGVQAGVQTAPGAAPGAVLGAPQQSPFQSEEGGRR, encoded by the coding sequence ATGAGTGAACTCGGCTCCATGGGCGGCCTGTTCTCCACGACCGTCCTGTACGCGCTCGCCTGCGGTGTCGCCGTCGGCGGCGGACTCGCGCTGCTGCTGATCGCCGTACGCGGACTGCCCGCCAAGCCCGACCACGAGAAGCAGAAGGCCAGCGAGCGGGCCAACGAACTGATCCGGTTCGCCGGTCAGCGCGGGTCGCTCGCCGCGGGCGTAGGCCTTGTGGTGCTGCTGCTCACGCGGTGGGCGGTGCTCGGGATCGCGGCGGGCATCCTCGTCTTCTTCTGGGACCGGCTGTTCGGCGGTGCCGCCGAGGAGCGGGCCGCGATGAAGCGGGTGGAGGCGCTCGCCTCCTGGACGGAGTCGCTGCGCGACACGATCGCCGGCGCGGTCGGTCTGGAACAGGCGATCCCGGCGTCCGCGCGGGCCGCGGCCCCGGTACTGCGGCCCCATCTGGACGCCCTGGTCGACCGGTTGCGCTCGCGCACCCCGCTGCCCGAGGCGCTCCAGCAGCTCGCGGACGAGATCGACGACGCGTCCGCCGACATCATCGTCGCCGCGCTCATCCTCAACGCCCGGCTGCGCGGCCCCGGCCTGCGCCAGGTGCTCGGCGCGCTCGCCAAGTCGGCCCGTGAGGAGGTCGACATGCGTCAGCGCGTGATGGCCCAGCGGGCCTCCACACGGCGCTCGGTGCAGATCGTCGTCGCGGTGTCGGTGGCCTTCGTCCTCGGACTCTCCATCTTCAACCGGGAGTTCGTCGAGCCGTACGGCGATCCGGTCGGCCAGCTCGTACTCGCCTGTGTCTGCGGCCTGTTCGCGCTCGGCTTCCTGTGGCTGCGCAAGCTGTCGACCATCGAGACGCCCGAACGGTTCCTGGTGCGCGACGAGTCGTCGGTGCAGTTCGTACGGCCGAGGACGCCCGCGGCGGCCGGTGTGCAGGCCGGTGTGCAGACCGCACCTGGCGCCGCACCTGGCGCCGTGCTTGGCGCGCCGCAGCAGTCGCCGTTCCAGTCGGAGGAAGGGGGACGACGGTGA
- a CDS encoding CpaF family protein — translation MSAVDHQLVKRFRQEAGDRIAEQRRLDQVSGVTPMSSEDERQYARAVIAQILEEYARTEINAGRTPLDAETEEQYAAAVHAALFGVGRLQPLLDNPEVENIDINGCDQVFVGYSDGREVKGDPVAETDEELIELIQVLGAYSGLSSRPFDSANPQLDLRLPDGSRLSAVMDVARRPALSIRRARMGKVFISDLVGNGTLTPEVGHFLACAVRARKNIMIAGATNAGKTTLLRALANEIPGHERLITVERALELGLDTFPELHPNVVAFEERLPNSEGQGAISMAELVRRSLRMNPSRVIVGEVLGDEIVTMLNAMSQGNDGSLSTIHANSSSEVFNRISTYALQATERLPIEASQMLIAGAVNFVAFIQRRNDYQSGGRLQRMVTSIREVNGVDGRVLSSEVFAEAPDGRVVPHAPLACLEELMAHGYRPAGTWG, via the coding sequence ATGAGCGCTGTCGACCATCAGCTGGTCAAGCGGTTCCGGCAGGAGGCCGGTGACCGGATCGCCGAGCAGCGCCGCCTTGACCAGGTCAGCGGTGTCACCCCGATGTCCAGCGAGGACGAGCGGCAGTACGCCCGTGCCGTCATCGCGCAGATATTGGAGGAGTACGCCCGCACCGAGATCAACGCCGGGCGCACTCCCCTCGACGCGGAGACCGAGGAGCAGTACGCGGCCGCCGTGCACGCCGCGCTCTTCGGCGTCGGCCGCCTCCAGCCGCTCCTCGACAACCCCGAGGTCGAGAACATCGACATCAACGGGTGCGATCAGGTCTTCGTGGGCTACTCCGATGGGCGGGAGGTGAAGGGGGACCCGGTCGCGGAGACCGATGAAGAGCTCATCGAGCTCATTCAGGTCCTCGGCGCCTACTCCGGTCTGTCGTCCCGGCCCTTCGACTCCGCCAACCCCCAGCTCGACCTGCGGCTGCCCGACGGTTCGCGTCTGTCGGCCGTCATGGACGTCGCCCGGCGGCCCGCGCTGTCCATCCGTCGCGCGCGCATGGGCAAGGTCTTCATCTCCGACCTCGTAGGCAACGGCACGCTGACCCCCGAGGTCGGCCACTTCCTCGCCTGCGCGGTCCGCGCCCGCAAGAACATCATGATCGCGGGAGCCACCAACGCCGGTAAGACGACGCTGCTTCGGGCCCTCGCCAATGAGATCCCGGGGCACGAGCGGCTCATCACCGTCGAGCGTGCGCTGGAGCTCGGGCTCGACACCTTCCCCGAACTCCACCCGAACGTCGTGGCGTTCGAGGAGCGGCTGCCCAACTCCGAGGGACAGGGCGCCATCAGCATGGCGGAGCTGGTACGCCGCAGCCTCCGTATGAACCCCTCGCGCGTCATCGTCGGTGAGGTGCTCGGCGACGAGATCGTGACCATGCTCAACGCGATGTCGCAGGGCAACGACGGCTCGCTGTCCACGATCCACGCCAACAGCTCCAGCGAGGTCTTCAACCGTATTTCCACCTACGCGCTTCAGGCGACCGAGCGACTGCCCATCGAGGCCAGCCAGATGCTGATCGCGGGCGCGGTGAACTTCGTCGCCTTCATCCAGCGGCGCAACGACTACCAGAGCGGCGGCCGGCTCCAGCGCATGGTCACCTCCATCCGCGAGGTCAACGGCGTCGACGGCCGCGTGCTGTCCAGCGAGGTGTTCGCCGAGGCGCCCGACGGCCGGGTCGTACCGCACGCGCCGCTCGCCTGCCTGGAGGAACTCATGGCGCACGGCTACCGGCCCGCCGGAACTTGGGGGTGA
- a CDS encoding C2 family cysteine protease, giving the protein MVFRGFDAVRLTALAKDLDTLAGQSGRLHSDLAALLTSAQQNLPSGQRASHNADLQDLVGDVIPMPGIFGGRRRLPGSLGSELGDMQASMKRRIKQLEGLEELAERGYPVTDGSVFLDEKAPEAKKIDDALKHLQELQGKDFGTNGNRDDLEKISGELDGLTAAELDALIAKASPKDLAFYNQLLTDTDDSNWNPFDENGLPEDQRRDSFSRMLSRISPENIEKFAKAFPEVQPTITNTGAWEEGGNNQNGQTNNGIHWAPPSDPLFQNGASADDVNQRQFGDCWYVASLAGLAQKNPKFIEEGIKQNPNGTVSVRVWDKDGNHQWVTVTADLPTDQNGNPISSYGNGESWPAYYEKAFAMVYSDDGDGERGYGGIEGDDPKKSAPYLTGQEGEDLTTGGFLGIGEHEDKDLDSLREAYESGKVVTVATPNDESLDKDHPKEWGNVYHSNHAYYVRGFTDDGKVILGNPWGVSGYPPITVSQEQFNKYFGSAEAFNAP; this is encoded by the coding sequence ATGGTGTTCCGGGGCTTCGACGCGGTCAGACTGACGGCACTCGCCAAGGATCTGGACACGCTCGCCGGGCAGTCCGGGCGGCTGCACTCCGACCTGGCCGCCCTGCTGACCAGCGCCCAGCAGAATCTGCCGAGCGGGCAGCGCGCGTCGCACAACGCCGACCTCCAGGATCTCGTCGGTGACGTGATTCCGATGCCGGGGATCTTCGGCGGGCGCCGGCGCCTGCCCGGTTCGCTCGGCTCGGAGCTGGGTGACATGCAGGCGTCGATGAAGCGGCGTATCAAGCAGCTGGAGGGGCTTGAGGAGCTGGCGGAGCGGGGCTACCCGGTCACCGACGGCAGTGTCTTCCTCGACGAGAAGGCACCCGAGGCGAAGAAGATCGACGACGCGCTCAAGCATCTCCAGGAGCTTCAGGGCAAGGACTTCGGGACCAACGGCAACCGCGACGACCTGGAGAAGATCTCCGGGGAGCTCGACGGGCTGACGGCGGCCGAACTGGACGCGCTCATCGCCAAGGCCTCCCCCAAGGACCTCGCCTTCTACAACCAGCTGCTCACCGACACCGACGACTCCAACTGGAACCCCTTCGACGAGAACGGGCTGCCGGAGGACCAGCGGCGCGACTCGTTCAGCCGGATGCTGTCGAGGATCAGCCCGGAGAACATCGAGAAGTTCGCGAAGGCCTTCCCCGAGGTGCAGCCGACCATCACCAACACCGGTGCATGGGAGGAGGGCGGCAACAACCAGAACGGCCAGACCAACAACGGCATCCACTGGGCACCACCGTCGGACCCCCTCTTCCAGAACGGCGCCTCGGCGGACGACGTCAACCAGCGCCAGTTCGGCGACTGCTGGTATGTCGCCTCGCTGGCGGGCCTGGCGCAGAAGAACCCCAAGTTCATCGAGGAAGGCATCAAGCAGAACCCGAACGGCACGGTCAGCGTCCGCGTCTGGGACAAGGACGGCAACCACCAGTGGGTGACCGTGACCGCCGACCTGCCGACCGACCAGAACGGCAATCCCATCAGCTCGTACGGCAACGGCGAGTCCTGGCCGGCGTACTACGAGAAGGCCTTCGCGATGGTCTACTCGGACGACGGCGACGGCGAGCGCGGCTACGGCGGCATCGAGGGCGACGACCCCAAGAAGTCCGCCCCGTATCTGACCGGCCAGGAGGGCGAGGACCTCACCACCGGCGGTTTCCTGGGCATTGGTGAGCACGAGGACAAGGACCTGGACTCGCTGCGGGAGGCGTACGAGTCGGGGAAGGTCGTCACCGTCGCCACGCCGAACGACGAGAGCCTCGACAAGGACCATCCGAAGGAATGGGGCAACGTCTACCACAGCAACCACGCGTACTACGTCCGTGGCTTCACCGACGACGGCAAGGTCATCCTCGGCAACCCGTGGGGGGTTTCGGGATATCCGCCGATCACGGTGTCGCAGGAGCAGTTCAACAAGTACTTCGGGTCAGCCGAGGCCTTCAATGCCCCGTGA
- a CDS encoding DUF6406 domain-containing protein yields the protein MPEPESASDRPQVKYPFEFDGRWVLRYHIPYTVEHDGHTHQILATIFAQPSVHGRIQVGREGQPVAEYDDLTPGDIVEITGDTWRVAEVEYRTRVVLERVSVSEKEKSGESGAQADEQSE from the coding sequence GTGCCCGAGCCCGAGTCCGCGAGCGATCGTCCGCAGGTGAAGTACCCCTTCGAGTTCGACGGGCGCTGGGTGCTCCGCTACCACATCCCGTACACCGTCGAGCACGACGGTCACACCCATCAGATCCTCGCGACCATCTTCGCCCAGCCGTCCGTGCACGGGCGGATCCAGGTCGGCCGTGAGGGGCAGCCGGTGGCGGAGTACGACGATCTCACCCCGGGTGACATCGTGGAGATCACCGGAGACACGTGGCGGGTCGCGGAGGTCGAGTACCGGACCCGCGTCGTACTGGAGCGCGTGTCCGTCAGCGAGAAGGAGAAGAGCGGTGAGAGCGGTGCTCAGGCCGACGAGCAATCCGAGTAA
- a CDS encoding WXG100 family type VII secretion target, producing MANPDIQELNQRASNLRSLADHIDQLVDAAKNHSTTGMKTWSGPNADNVRGKLKTWQTKCGTVAKALRDEAQQCSQSAKDLQDKK from the coding sequence ATGGCAAATCCGGATATACAGGAACTCAATCAGCGGGCCAGCAACTTGAGATCGCTCGCCGACCACATAGACCAACTGGTCGACGCCGCGAAGAACCACAGCACCACCGGCATGAAGACCTGGTCCGGCCCGAACGCGGACAACGTACGCGGCAAGCTGAAGACCTGGCAGACGAAGTGCGGCACTGTCGCCAAGGCCCTGCGGGACGAGGCACAGCAGTGCTCACAGTCCGCCAAGGACCTCCAGGACAAGAAGTAG
- a CDS encoding WXG100 family type VII secretion target produces the protein MDRGADLTRLRDLSKLFGRKANDLQALIKALESATSESSSYWKGPKADRFRDDWREVKPTFDKWVDTLNDASKSANTSADNIERAT, from the coding sequence ATGGATCGCGGTGCAGATCTCACACGGCTCCGGGATTTGTCCAAGTTGTTCGGCCGCAAGGCCAACGACCTCCAGGCCCTCATCAAGGCCTTGGAGTCGGCTACTTCCGAGAGCTCCAGCTACTGGAAGGGCCCCAAGGCCGACCGCTTCCGGGACGACTGGCGCGAGGTGAAGCCCACCTTCGACAAGTGGGTCGACACCCTGAACGACGCCAGCAAGTCGGCGAACACCAGCGCCGACAACATCGAGCGCGCCACCTGA
- a CDS encoding SAV_915 family protein has protein sequence MDTPEFLALPTMTEVAQTPGGSPPKGSTVEAALVPVADDNGGERLVALAFTSVALLVEAMGEEQPWVIIPTSELEGALAKSGARAVMIDPQLAEGSARG, from the coding sequence ATGGACACTCCGGAATTCCTTGCGCTCCCCACCATGACCGAGGTGGCTCAGACTCCTGGTGGTTCCCCGCCCAAGGGCAGCACGGTCGAGGCGGCACTCGTCCCCGTCGCCGACGACAACGGTGGGGAGCGGCTCGTCGCGCTCGCCTTCACCTCGGTCGCGCTGCTGGTCGAGGCGATGGGCGAGGAGCAGCCTTGGGTGATCATCCCTACGAGTGAATTGGAGGGCGCTCTGGCAAAGTCGGGAGCGCGGGCGGTCATGATCGATCCGCAGCTCGCGGAGGGATCCGCACGTGGTTGA